Proteins from a single region of Edaphobacter bradus:
- the infB gene encoding translation initiation factor IF-2: MSKVRINDLARELEVKSKSILDALTAVGVTEKKTHSSSIEADEAEKVRSYLTGGSRSASAPKPAAEKPKFDLSKVSKPGDALKAILERKQAEAAIRSTPPPRPTAVVAPPAAAPSAAGSPTRPVAAAPPAATAAPAQPAAPAPRRIIMPQPRPQANIITPPQSAPAIASKPPVGPVIARPPAGVAPHAAPERPVVVAHSPVAAHAPVAAHPPLQAPKPPVTAASPAAAPAPVVAVSAPAAETVPAPVAAAATPGAPVQPQQIPEVEAETAATPAPVASTATPATPPRRVIMPQTGPRPSYTAPAGATPQRGRPIFERPRPQSPGAPGSRPPMGPGGRRPMHPTRTFPGGPGAGPGGPGRPGFAPGSRPGFGARPGFGPRPGGPGGILPPPGEAPAGRPAGRPAQRRGGNQRYEKSKEGPMKGFAPPPRFGGAHIPTEPMPITRTITVTEGISVKDLAEKLDIRGKDLIATLLMRGVFVTVNQSLDSELVKDVARQFGADAQVISVEEQLENEAIEGLLEDTTGMVEVVRSPVVTVMGHVDHGKTSLLDAIRSTDVAGGEAGGITQHIGAYKVKITKPDSPAFGREIVFLDTPGHEAFTRMRARGAKVTDIVVIVVAADDGVMPQTLEAIDHARAAKVPIIVAVNKIDKPEAHPDRVKQQLAERGLQPDSWGGDTPFVEVSAKKRINLDGLEEMICLVADTNEQKATPDRPAVGTVIEAKLDRGRGAVASILVQNGTLRTGDSYIVGNTFGKIRAMFDDRGRPVTEAGPSTPVEILGLEGMPDAGDTFLVMSDRDKAKGIAQYRKMKEREAQLAKSSRASLEGLAEQIKQAGMKDLNLILKGDVQGSVEVLADSLEKMSTEKVRVRVLRAGVGAITESDVLLASASNAVIIGFSVRPDRKAAEIAERENVEIRLHSIIYELQDQITKAMLGLLEPVYKENYLGRAEVLNVFKITKVGQIAGSVVRDGLIRRDANVRVLRDGHELWKGKISSLKRFKDDVSEVRQGVECGIDLAGFKEIQVGDIIEAFTTEKIAAELGQTTAARKAEQEKSAETAHA, encoded by the coding sequence ATGAGCAAAGTTCGAATCAACGATCTGGCACGTGAACTGGAGGTCAAGAGCAAGTCCATTCTGGACGCGCTTACGGCGGTTGGCGTTACGGAAAAAAAGACCCACTCCAGTTCCATCGAGGCCGACGAAGCCGAGAAGGTCCGCAGCTATCTGACCGGCGGAAGCCGCAGCGCATCGGCGCCGAAGCCTGCGGCGGAGAAGCCGAAGTTTGACCTCTCCAAGGTCTCCAAGCCCGGCGATGCGCTCAAGGCGATCCTCGAGCGCAAGCAGGCCGAGGCCGCCATCAGGTCCACGCCTCCACCGCGTCCCACGGCAGTGGTCGCTCCGCCTGCCGCCGCACCCAGCGCCGCCGGCTCGCCAACGCGCCCTGTAGCCGCCGCGCCTCCCGCAGCAACTGCAGCCCCAGCACAGCCCGCGGCTCCGGCTCCACGCCGCATAATCATGCCGCAGCCGCGCCCTCAGGCCAACATCATCACTCCGCCGCAGTCGGCGCCGGCAATCGCCAGCAAGCCTCCCGTGGGCCCCGTCATCGCGCGTCCTCCCGCTGGAGTAGCGCCGCATGCAGCCCCCGAACGGCCCGTCGTCGTGGCCCATTCGCCTGTTGCTGCCCACGCGCCTGTCGCTGCCCATCCACCTCTCCAGGCGCCGAAGCCTCCCGTGACCGCCGCGTCTCCCGCGGCAGCACCGGCTCCCGTAGTAGCGGTCTCCGCGCCAGCTGCTGAGACTGTACCGGCTCCGGTAGCCGCAGCCGCGACTCCCGGCGCTCCCGTCCAGCCTCAGCAGATTCCTGAGGTCGAGGCCGAAACAGCCGCAACGCCCGCGCCCGTCGCTTCCACCGCAACGCCCGCCACGCCGCCGCGCCGCGTCATCATGCCACAGACCGGCCCGCGACCGAGCTACACCGCGCCCGCCGGTGCGACACCGCAGCGCGGCCGTCCCATCTTCGAGCGTCCCCGCCCACAGAGCCCTGGCGCTCCCGGCTCGCGTCCGCCCATGGGACCCGGCGGCCGTCGCCCCATGCATCCCACGCGCACCTTCCCCGGCGGTCCCGGCGCAGGCCCCGGCGGCCCTGGCCGTCCCGGATTTGCCCCCGGCTCACGCCCCGGCTTCGGCGCGCGTCCCGGTTTTGGTCCGCGTCCCGGAGGCCCCGGCGGCATACTTCCGCCTCCGGGTGAAGCTCCGGCTGGACGTCCAGCCGGCCGGCCAGCCCAGCGCCGCGGCGGCAACCAGCGCTACGAGAAGTCCAAAGAGGGCCCGATGAAGGGATTCGCCCCTCCGCCACGTTTCGGCGGAGCGCACATCCCCACCGAGCCGATGCCCATCACGCGCACTATCACGGTGACCGAGGGCATCAGCGTCAAGGACCTCGCCGAGAAGCTCGACATCCGCGGCAAGGATCTCATCGCCACCCTGCTCATGCGCGGAGTCTTCGTCACCGTCAATCAGTCGCTCGACAGCGAGCTGGTCAAGGACGTCGCCCGCCAGTTCGGCGCCGACGCCCAGGTCATCTCCGTCGAAGAGCAGCTTGAGAACGAGGCCATTGAGGGCCTGCTCGAGGACACCACCGGCATGGTCGAAGTCGTCCGCTCACCGGTCGTCACCGTCATGGGCCACGTAGACCACGGCAAGACCTCGTTGCTCGACGCCATCCGCTCCACCGACGTCGCCGGCGGCGAGGCCGGAGGCATCACCCAGCACATCGGCGCCTACAAGGTCAAAATCACCAAGCCCGACTCCCCCGCCTTCGGCCGAGAGATCGTCTTCCTCGACACCCCCGGCCACGAGGCCTTCACCCGCATGCGTGCCCGCGGAGCCAAGGTCACCGACATCGTCGTCATCGTCGTCGCTGCCGACGACGGAGTCATGCCGCAGACCCTTGAGGCCATCGACCACGCCCGCGCCGCCAAGGTCCCCATCATCGTCGCGGTCAACAAGATCGACAAGCCCGAGGCCCACCCCGACCGCGTCAAGCAGCAGCTCGCCGAGCGCGGCCTGCAGCCCGACTCCTGGGGCGGCGACACGCCCTTCGTCGAGGTCTCCGCGAAGAAGCGCATCAACCTCGACGGCCTCGAGGAGATGATCTGCCTCGTCGCCGACACCAACGAGCAGAAGGCCACCCCAGACCGTCCCGCCGTCGGAACCGTCATCGAGGCCAAGCTCGACCGCGGCCGCGGAGCCGTCGCCTCCATCCTCGTACAGAACGGTACCCTCCGCACCGGCGACAGCTACATCGTCGGCAACACCTTCGGCAAGATCCGCGCCATGTTCGACGACCGCGGCCGTCCCGTCACCGAGGCCGGCCCATCGACCCCGGTCGAGATCCTCGGCCTCGAGGGAATGCCCGACGCCGGCGACACCTTCCTCGTCATGTCCGACCGCGACAAGGCCAAGGGCATCGCGCAGTACCGCAAGATGAAGGAGCGCGAGGCTCAGCTCGCCAAGAGCTCCCGCGCCTCGCTCGAAGGCCTCGCCGAGCAGATCAAGCAAGCCGGCATGAAGGATCTCAACCTCATCCTCAAGGGCGACGTGCAGGGCTCAGTCGAAGTCCTCGCCGACTCGCTCGAGAAGATGTCCACCGAGAAGGTCCGCGTCCGCGTCCTGCGCGCTGGAGTCGGAGCCATCACCGAGTCCGACGTTCTGCTCGCATCCGCCTCCAACGCAGTCATCATCGGCTTCAGCGTTCGTCCCGACCGCAAGGCCGCCGAGATCGCCGAGCGCGAGAACGTCGAGATCCGCCTCCACTCCATCATCTACGAGCTGCAGGACCAGATCACCAAGGCGATGCTCGGTCTCCTCGAGCCCGTCTACAAGGAGAACTACCTCGGCCGCGCCGAAGTCCTCAACGTCTTCAAGATCACGAAGGTCGGCCAGATTGCCGGCTCCGTGGTTCGCGACGGCCTCATCCGCCGCGACGCGAACGTCCGCGTCCTGCGCGACGGCCACGAGCTCTGGAAGGGCAAGATCTCCTCGCTCAAGCGCTTCAAGGACGATGTCAGCGAAGTCCGTCAGGGCGTCGAGTGCGGTATCGACCTCGCCGGCTTCAAGGAGATACAGGTCGGCGACATCATCGAGGCCTTCACCACCGAGAAGATCGCCGCCGAACTCGGCCAGACCACAGCCGCCCGCAAGGCCGAGCAGGAAAAGTCCGCCGAGACAGCCCACGCATAA
- the nusA gene encoding transcription termination factor NusA — protein sequence MASALYQSIEILSRDKGIDPTIVVGAVEDAIALATRKFYKTQENMRAEMDRETGEIRAYVFKTVVESPEQVEDEVNQLTLDQARELAPEVEVGGELRFYKDTTPLGRIAAQMAKQVIFQKVREAERDTVYNEYNHRAGEVINATVKRLEPMDVIFDIGKAEARMPKREQSRLEQFAVGERVRVVLLRVDRAAKGPQVIVSRAAPALVQNLFQSEVPEIYDGTVTIRAIAREAGERTKIAVMSRDKDVDPVGACVGMKGMRVQSIIRELRGEKIDIIEFSEEITTFAEKALQPAKVSRVSITDLTEKQLEVIVDDTQLSLAIGKKGQNVRLAAKLLQWKIDIKSEEEKRQEVEQQMQAMSGGPTTPIEQVTELGETILEKLIAAGITTVEALADMTPEQLEEVPGIGEKTVEKISVAVRHYFGQYEEGEERPAAAPAPAAEPAEAEEPSLGKVPEAILAEEAGSGTATEVHDLSAEALAEAEDDASVSDAYSDADAREEKIELDNDAVDTLVNEAQDVSDEGIDESGSGRG from the coding sequence ATGGCAAGTGCTTTGTACCAATCAATCGAGATTCTGAGCCGCGACAAGGGCATCGATCCGACGATCGTCGTCGGCGCCGTCGAGGACGCGATCGCCCTCGCCACCCGCAAGTTCTACAAGACGCAGGAGAACATGCGCGCCGAGATGGACCGCGAGACCGGCGAGATTCGCGCCTACGTCTTCAAGACCGTCGTCGAGAGCCCCGAGCAGGTAGAGGACGAGGTCAACCAGCTCACCCTCGATCAGGCCCGCGAGCTTGCTCCTGAGGTCGAGGTCGGCGGCGAGTTGCGCTTCTACAAGGACACCACGCCTCTAGGGCGCATCGCCGCCCAGATGGCCAAACAGGTCATCTTCCAGAAGGTCCGCGAAGCCGAGCGCGACACGGTCTACAACGAGTACAACCACCGCGCCGGAGAGGTCATCAACGCCACAGTCAAGCGCCTTGAGCCCATGGACGTCATCTTCGACATCGGCAAGGCCGAGGCCCGCATGCCCAAGCGCGAGCAGTCGCGGCTGGAGCAGTTCGCCGTCGGCGAGCGCGTCCGCGTCGTGCTGCTGCGCGTCGATCGCGCCGCCAAGGGCCCGCAGGTCATCGTCTCCCGTGCCGCTCCGGCGCTCGTACAGAACCTCTTCCAGTCCGAGGTCCCCGAGATCTACGACGGAACCGTCACTATCCGCGCCATCGCCCGCGAGGCCGGTGAGCGCACCAAGATCGCTGTCATGAGCCGCGACAAGGACGTTGACCCCGTTGGAGCCTGCGTCGGCATGAAGGGCATGCGCGTGCAGTCCATCATCCGCGAGCTGCGCGGCGAGAAGATCGACATCATCGAGTTCTCCGAAGAGATCACCACCTTCGCCGAAAAGGCCCTCCAGCCCGCGAAGGTCAGCCGCGTCTCCATCACTGACCTCACCGAGAAGCAGCTTGAGGTCATCGTTGATGACACCCAGCTCTCTCTCGCCATCGGCAAGAAGGGTCAGAACGTCCGCCTCGCCGCCAAGCTGCTGCAGTGGAAGATCGACATCAAGAGCGAGGAGGAGAAGCGCCAGGAGGTCGAGCAGCAGATGCAGGCCATGTCCGGCGGCCCCACCACGCCGATCGAGCAGGTCACCGAACTTGGCGAAACCATCCTCGAGAAGCTCATCGCCGCCGGAATCACCACCGTCGAGGCGCTCGCCGACATGACTCCCGAGCAGCTCGAAGAGGTCCCCGGCATCGGCGAAAAGACCGTCGAGAAGATCTCCGTCGCCGTCCGCCACTACTTCGGACAATACGAAGAAGGAGAGGAACGGCCGGCTGCTGCGCCTGCACCTGCGGCGGAACCGGCTGAAGCCGAGGAGCCATCCCTGGGAAAAGTTCCGGAGGCGATCCTCGCTGAGGAAGCCGGCAGCGGGACCGCCACGGAAGTCCATGACCTCTCGGCTGAAGCACTCGCCGAGGCCGAAGATGACGCCTCCGTCAGCGACGCCTACAGCGACGCCGATGCGCGCGAAGAGAAGATTGAGTTAGACAATGACGCGGTAGACACCCTGGTCAATGAGGCTCAGGATGTCTCCGACGAGGGAATCGATGAGTCAGGGTCCGGCCGTGGCTAA
- a CDS encoding ribosome maturation factor RimP, translated as MALNLDTIRATAERVAASHGLDVVEVEFQGAGKFRALRVFVEKNAAERAKLAESADSETLPKGVPVEALSGVTHEDCATFAQDFGTVLDVEDLIPGAEYTLEVSSPGLDRKLVKPEDFTRFMGSLVKLRTFTPVNNNRQWQGRMTRFSDGLLTIDLTATKQKGKGKKKLTEQTVDIALANIERANLVAEI; from the coding sequence ATGGCATTGAATCTGGACACAATACGGGCAACAGCCGAGCGCGTCGCCGCCTCCCACGGTCTTGATGTCGTCGAGGTCGAGTTTCAGGGCGCCGGCAAGTTCCGCGCCCTGCGCGTCTTCGTCGAAAAGAACGCAGCCGAGCGCGCAAAGCTCGCTGAATCAGCAGATTCCGAGACGCTGCCCAAGGGTGTTCCCGTCGAAGCCCTCTCTGGCGTCACCCATGAAGACTGCGCGACCTTCGCCCAGGACTTCGGAACTGTGCTCGACGTCGAAGACCTCATCCCCGGCGCCGAGTACACCCTCGAGGTCTCTTCCCCCGGTCTCGACCGTAAGCTGGTCAAACCGGAGGACTTCACCCGCTTTATGGGAAGCCTCGTCAAGCTCCGCACCTTTACCCCGGTCAACAACAACCGGCAGTGGCAGGGCCGGATGACCCGCTTCTCCGACGGTCTGCTGACCATCGACCTCACAGCCACTAAGCAGAAGGGCAAGGGCAAAAAGAAGCTGACCGAGCAGACAGTCGATATCGCCCTCGCCAACATCGAACGAGCAAATCTGGTTGCGGAGATCTAA
- the guaB gene encoding IMP dehydrogenase: MIEIPVPEALTFDDVLLVPAYSEVVPTQVSTQTQLTKRITLYTPLMSAAMDTVTEARLAIAMAQQGGLGVVHRNLTIAEQAGEIDKVKRSESGMIVDPVTVAPEQSIADALDVMRRYKISGVPVTNNKKLVGILTNRDLRFVSRTDLSIDSVMTKKNLITVAVGTTLEQAEQILHEHRVEKLLVVNDDYELKGLITVKDIQKKLKYPNASKDSQGRLRVAGAIGATGDFLERAEELVKARVDALAVDSAHGHSSRVLEAVREVKRRFPEVDLLAGNIATYDGAMALMKAGADAVKVGIGPGSICTTRMVTGAGMPQITAIAEAYRAAKETGIPIIADGGIKYSGDVTKAIAAGASVVMMGSLFAGVDESPGETILYQGRSFKAYRGMGSLSAMAQGSGERYFQGKDDLNEASTAERPSLTARENGSSNRLAKFVPEGIEGRVPHRGPLEAMVYQLVGGLRSGMGYLGCATIEELQENARFIRISNAGLRESHVHDVIITREAPNYHVE; the protein is encoded by the coding sequence ATGATAGAAATTCCAGTTCCTGAAGCTCTTACATTTGACGACGTCCTTCTTGTACCTGCATATAGCGAGGTCGTTCCGACCCAGGTCAGCACGCAGACACAGCTTACCAAGCGGATCACGCTTTACACGCCGCTGATGTCGGCCGCTATGGACACGGTGACCGAGGCCCGGCTGGCGATTGCGATGGCACAGCAGGGAGGCTTGGGCGTGGTGCATCGCAACCTGACGATTGCCGAGCAGGCGGGCGAGATCGACAAGGTGAAGCGGTCGGAGAGCGGCATGATCGTCGATCCGGTGACGGTGGCCCCCGAGCAATCGATTGCGGACGCGCTCGACGTGATGCGGCGGTACAAGATCTCGGGCGTGCCTGTGACGAACAACAAGAAGCTGGTGGGAATCCTGACAAACCGCGACCTGCGGTTTGTCTCGCGGACTGATCTGTCTATCGACTCCGTGATGACGAAGAAGAACCTGATCACAGTTGCAGTGGGCACGACGCTGGAGCAGGCGGAACAGATTCTGCACGAGCATCGCGTGGAGAAGTTGCTGGTGGTCAACGACGACTACGAACTGAAGGGGCTCATCACTGTCAAGGACATCCAGAAGAAGCTGAAATACCCGAACGCCTCGAAGGACTCGCAGGGAAGGCTGCGGGTGGCGGGAGCCATTGGAGCGACGGGGGACTTTCTGGAGCGGGCGGAGGAACTGGTGAAGGCGCGGGTGGATGCGCTGGCGGTGGACTCGGCGCACGGGCACTCGTCGCGAGTGCTGGAGGCGGTGCGCGAGGTGAAGCGGAGGTTCCCGGAGGTCGATCTGCTGGCGGGCAACATTGCGACCTACGACGGCGCGATGGCGCTGATGAAGGCCGGTGCCGATGCGGTGAAGGTGGGGATCGGGCCGGGCTCGATCTGCACAACGCGCATGGTGACCGGAGCAGGGATGCCGCAGATCACCGCGATCGCGGAGGCGTATCGCGCCGCGAAGGAGACGGGGATTCCGATCATCGCCGATGGCGGCATCAAGTACTCGGGCGATGTGACGAAGGCGATTGCAGCGGGCGCGAGCGTGGTGATGATGGGTTCGCTGTTTGCCGGCGTGGATGAGAGCCCGGGTGAGACGATTCTGTACCAGGGCCGCAGCTTCAAGGCGTATCGCGGGATGGGATCGCTGTCGGCGATGGCGCAGGGATCCGGCGAGCGGTACTTCCAGGGCAAGGACGATCTGAACGAGGCTTCGACCGCGGAGCGGCCTTCGCTGACGGCGCGGGAGAACGGAAGCTCGAACCGGCTGGCGAAGTTTGTGCCGGAGGGCATTGAGGGCCGCGTGCCGCACAGGGGGCCGCTCGAGGCGATGGTATATCAGCTCGTCGGAGGACTGCGGTCGGGCATGGGGTATCTCGGCTGCGCGACGATCGAGGAGTTGCAGGAGAACGCGAGGTTCATTCGCATCTCGAACGCCGGGCTCCGCGAGAGCCATGTGCATGACGTCATCATCACGCGCGAGGCCCCGAACTATCACGTGGAGTAG